A single genomic interval of Burkholderia sp. HI2500 harbors:
- the dkgB gene encoding 2,5-didehydrogluconate reductase DkgB, which yields MSKIPAFGLGTFRLQGQTVIDSVRNGLEVGYRAIDTAQIYGNEAEVGEAIAASGVRRDELFLTTKIWVDHYAPDKLVPSLEESLRKLRTDHVDLTLIHWPAPDNGVALDTFMTALADAKAQGLTRRIGISNFNIALTKEAIAAVGKDAIATNQIELSPYLQNRKLVEFLNAEGIHVTSYMTLAYGKVLGDPVIGAIAQRHDATPAQVALAWALQLGYSVIPSSTKRENLASNLLAQTLRLTDEDMAQIAALERNGREVDPAGLAPKWD from the coding sequence ATGAGCAAGATTCCCGCATTCGGCCTCGGTACGTTCCGACTGCAAGGCCAGACGGTCATCGACTCGGTCCGCAACGGCCTCGAAGTCGGCTACCGCGCGATCGACACCGCGCAGATCTACGGCAACGAAGCCGAAGTCGGCGAAGCGATCGCCGCATCGGGCGTGCGCCGCGACGAGCTGTTCCTCACGACCAAGATCTGGGTCGACCACTATGCACCGGACAAGCTCGTGCCGAGCCTCGAGGAAAGCCTGCGCAAGCTGCGCACCGACCATGTCGACCTGACGCTGATCCACTGGCCGGCCCCCGACAACGGCGTCGCACTCGACACGTTCATGACCGCGCTCGCCGATGCGAAGGCGCAGGGCCTCACGCGCCGGATCGGCATCTCGAACTTCAACATCGCCCTGACGAAGGAAGCGATCGCGGCGGTCGGCAAGGACGCGATCGCGACGAACCAGATCGAGCTGAGCCCGTACCTGCAGAACCGCAAGCTCGTCGAATTCCTGAACGCCGAAGGCATCCACGTCACGTCGTACATGACGCTCGCATACGGCAAGGTGCTCGGCGATCCGGTGATCGGCGCGATCGCGCAGCGTCACGATGCGACGCCCGCCCAGGTCGCGCTCGCGTGGGCGCTGCAGCTCGGCTACTCGGTGATCCCGTCGTCGACGAAGCGCGAGAACCTCGCGAGCAACCTGCTCGCGCAGACGCTGCGCCTGACCGACGAAGACATGGCGCAGATCGCCGCGCTCGAACGCAACGGCCGCGAAGTCGACCCGGCCGGCCTCGCGCCGAAGTGGGACTGA
- a CDS encoding TIGR03571 family LLM class oxidoreductase — MSTSFTALDKLADGGFSIGIELPLDNDWSPAGNAKRQHDRRYPGVPDLARHATLAQRADTLGFRALWVRDVPVYDPAFGDAAQVFETFSYLGYLAGITNDILLGTAAVVLPLREPLLTLKSAASIQELSGGRLLLGVASGDRPVEYPLFGRDFASRGTNFRDQIALLRDGARGHLPPGLDVLPAARAPLPLLVAGLAQQTPAWIGEHMDGCLAYPGTPDDHRQRAANWRAVAGDKPYVSFLHLDLADDPHTPLQRHRFGARAGRLALIGELAAMRDAGVRHIGLHFRRNLRPLDETMAEIAAEVLPVFHADENARIRAA; from the coding sequence ATGTCCACTTCATTCACCGCACTCGACAAACTGGCCGACGGCGGCTTCAGCATCGGCATCGAACTGCCGCTCGACAACGACTGGTCGCCGGCCGGCAACGCGAAGCGCCAGCACGACCGTCGCTACCCCGGCGTACCCGACCTCGCGCGCCACGCGACGCTCGCGCAACGGGCCGACACGCTCGGCTTCCGTGCGCTCTGGGTGCGCGACGTACCGGTGTACGACCCGGCGTTCGGCGACGCCGCGCAGGTGTTCGAAACCTTCTCGTATCTCGGCTACCTCGCCGGCATCACGAACGACATCCTGCTCGGCACGGCGGCCGTCGTGCTGCCGCTGCGCGAGCCGCTGCTCACGCTGAAATCGGCCGCGTCGATCCAGGAACTGAGCGGCGGCCGCCTGCTGCTCGGCGTCGCCAGCGGCGACCGGCCGGTCGAATATCCGCTGTTCGGCCGCGACTTCGCATCACGCGGCACGAATTTCCGCGACCAGATCGCGCTGCTGCGCGACGGCGCGCGCGGGCATCTGCCGCCCGGTCTCGACGTGCTGCCCGCCGCCCGTGCGCCGCTGCCGCTGCTCGTCGCGGGTCTCGCGCAGCAAACGCCCGCGTGGATCGGCGAACACATGGACGGCTGCCTCGCGTATCCCGGCACGCCGGACGACCACCGGCAGCGCGCCGCGAACTGGCGCGCGGTGGCCGGCGACAAGCCGTACGTGAGCTTCCTCCACCTCGACCTCGCGGACGACCCGCACACGCCGCTGCAGCGTCACCGCTTCGGCGCCCGCGCGGGGCGTCTCGCGCTCATCGGGGAGCTGGCGGCCATGCGCGACGCGGGTGTGCGGCACATCGGCCTGCATTTCCGCCGCAACCTGCGTCCGCTCGACGAGACGATGGCCGAGATCGCGGCAGAGGTGCTGCCGGTGTTCCACGCGGATGAAAACGCACGGATACGCGCTGCATGA
- a CDS encoding MoaF-related domain-containing protein, whose translation MNASTPRPPFAGKTFEVRYDGLTALNAYDDDGRHMRYEITEGPYAGAKGEVAYTWQPIAGDTYAISWQEADRATVVHIDDFAAGTSRSFFTASSLDFYRLEGSLRAI comes from the coding sequence ATGAACGCATCGACCCCACGCCCGCCATTCGCCGGCAAGACGTTCGAAGTGCGCTACGACGGCCTCACCGCGCTCAACGCGTACGACGACGACGGCCGCCACATGCGCTACGAGATCACCGAAGGCCCGTACGCGGGCGCGAAGGGCGAAGTCGCCTACACGTGGCAGCCCATCGCCGGCGATACCTACGCGATCTCGTGGCAGGAAGCCGACCGCGCGACGGTCGTGCATATCGACGATTTCGCCGCCGGCACGTCGCGGTCGTTCTTCACCGCGTCGTCGCTCGATTTCTATCGGCTCGAAGGCAGCCTGCGCGCGATCTGA
- a CDS encoding MFS transporter produces MPLALLALTISAFAIGTTEFVIVGLIPTIGADLGVSLPSAGLLVSLYALSVAIGAPLLTALTGRVPRKTLLAALMALFTVGNLVAWQAPGYESLIVARILTGLAHGVFFSVGSIIATTLVPKEKAASAIATMFSGMTVAFVAGIPLGTFIGQHFGWRATFLVVALFGLVAFVGAVAFVPRGLPQTAPAPLARQFRVLAQPRLLLVYAMTAVGYGGSLIAFTYMAPLLEQIAGFTPSQVSLVLVGYGVSVAFGNVWGGKLADAVGPVKALKRIFLLLAIVLLALTFTIHVKWLAVLTMLAWGAVAFGNVPGLQVYVVKQARHFAPDATDVASGFNIAAFNLGVAGGSALGGVIVAHVGLGHTPWIAAAVTLGAFALTALSGRLDRSAGLPERTAEPVQLAH; encoded by the coding sequence ATGCCACTCGCCCTGCTTGCGCTGACCATCAGCGCATTTGCCATCGGTACCACCGAATTCGTGATCGTCGGGCTGATCCCGACGATCGGCGCCGACCTCGGCGTCAGCCTGCCGTCCGCCGGCCTGCTCGTCAGCCTTTACGCACTGAGCGTCGCGATCGGCGCGCCGCTCCTCACCGCGCTCACCGGCCGCGTGCCGCGCAAGACCCTGCTCGCCGCGCTGATGGCGCTGTTCACCGTCGGCAACCTCGTCGCGTGGCAGGCGCCCGGCTACGAATCGCTGATCGTCGCGCGCATTCTCACCGGCCTCGCGCACGGCGTGTTCTTCTCGGTCGGCTCGATCATCGCGACCACGCTCGTGCCGAAGGAGAAGGCCGCCAGCGCGATCGCGACGATGTTCAGCGGGATGACCGTCGCGTTCGTCGCCGGCATTCCGCTCGGCACCTTCATCGGCCAGCACTTCGGCTGGCGCGCAACCTTCCTGGTCGTCGCGCTGTTCGGCCTCGTCGCGTTCGTCGGCGCGGTGGCCTTCGTGCCGCGCGGCTTGCCGCAAACGGCGCCCGCGCCGCTCGCCCGCCAGTTCCGCGTGCTCGCGCAACCGCGCCTGCTGCTGGTCTATGCGATGACGGCCGTCGGCTACGGCGGCTCGCTGATCGCGTTCACGTACATGGCCCCGCTGCTCGAGCAGATCGCCGGCTTCACGCCGTCGCAGGTCAGCCTCGTGCTCGTCGGCTACGGCGTGTCGGTCGCGTTCGGCAACGTGTGGGGCGGCAAGCTCGCGGACGCCGTCGGCCCCGTGAAGGCCCTCAAGCGGATCTTCCTGCTGCTCGCGATCGTGCTGCTCGCGCTCACCTTCACGATCCACGTCAAATGGCTCGCCGTGCTGACGATGCTCGCGTGGGGCGCGGTGGCGTTCGGCAACGTGCCGGGCCTGCAGGTGTACGTCGTGAAGCAGGCACGGCACTTCGCGCCTGACGCCACCGATGTCGCATCCGGCTTCAACATCGCCGCGTTCAACCTCGGCGTCGCGGGCGGCTCGGCACTCGGTGGCGTGATCGTCGCGCACGTCGGCCTCGGCCATACGCCGTGGATCGCGGCAGCCGTCACGCTCGGCGCATTCGCGCTCACCGCCCTGAGCGGTCGCCTCGATCGCAGCGCAGGCCTGCCGGAACGCACGGCGGAACCCGTCCAGCTCGCGCACTGA
- a CDS encoding LysR family transcriptional regulator, producing MKITLDELQAFAAVVDSGSITAAAQQLDLTVSATSRTLGRLEEKLKTTLLRRTTRRLELTEEGRAFLQDARAIIESVETAEEQMLARREMPSGRLRVDAATPFMLHVIVPLVRGYRERFPKVELELNSNEGIIDLLERRTDVAFRIGRLKDSTLHSRRIGASRIRMLASPEYVAAHGQPRKVEDLDKHTLLGFTQPESLNVWPILGTDGEPCRIEPGIRSSSGETLRQLALDGAGVVCLSDFMTAQDRDAGRLVQVLARQTLEVEQPIHAVYYRNTAISSRIASFVDYLIEALGGSGSDAPGRRKAASWMEPR from the coding sequence ATGAAGATTACGCTCGACGAACTCCAGGCCTTTGCCGCCGTGGTCGACTCCGGTTCGATCACGGCGGCCGCGCAGCAGCTCGACCTCACGGTGTCGGCGACGAGCCGCACGCTCGGGCGGCTCGAGGAGAAGCTGAAGACCACGCTGCTGCGCCGGACCACGCGCCGGCTCGAGCTGACCGAGGAAGGGCGCGCGTTCCTGCAGGACGCGCGCGCGATCATCGAATCGGTCGAGACGGCGGAAGAGCAGATGCTCGCGCGGCGCGAGATGCCGTCCGGGCGGCTGCGCGTGGATGCGGCGACGCCGTTCATGCTGCACGTGATCGTGCCGCTCGTGCGCGGCTACCGCGAACGCTTCCCGAAAGTCGAGCTGGAACTGAACAGCAACGAGGGCATCATCGACCTGCTGGAGCGGCGCACCGACGTCGCGTTCCGGATCGGCCGGCTGAAGGATTCGACGCTCCACAGCCGCCGCATCGGCGCCAGCCGGATCCGCATGCTCGCGAGCCCAGAGTACGTGGCGGCGCACGGCCAGCCGCGCAAGGTGGAGGATCTCGACAAGCACACGCTGCTCGGCTTCACGCAGCCCGAATCGCTGAACGTGTGGCCGATCCTCGGCACCGACGGCGAGCCGTGCCGCATCGAGCCGGGCATCCGCTCGTCGAGCGGCGAGACGCTGCGGCAGCTCGCGCTCGATGGCGCGGGCGTCGTCTGCCTGTCGGATTTCATGACCGCGCAGGATCGCGACGCGGGCCGGCTCGTGCAGGTGCTCGCGCGCCAGACGCTGGAGGTCGAGCAGCCGATCCACGCGGTGTACTACCGCAATACCGCGATCTCGTCGCGGATCGCGTCGTTCGTCGATTACCTGATCGAAGCGCTGGGCGGCAGCGGCAGCGATGCGCCGGGGCGGCGCAAGGCGGCGTCGTGGATGGAGCCGCGGTAA
- the zwf gene encoding glucose-6-phosphate dehydrogenase, whose protein sequence is MTNQPTQTGADRPVDMIIFGGGGDLAARKLLPALYMAHLHCNLPPETRIIAVGRRDWGIDGYRKFMDEQSRPFIDEKAFDQAAWSRFLDLFKYVLIDVNAPDDYLRLAEAARGDAIRVFYLSTSPELFTTICDNLSAAHLVDKHSRVVLEKPLGHDLASAKAINDAVGKHFEESQIYRIDHYLGKETVQNLMVLRFGNPIFGPLWQAPSIRSVQITVAETVGVGSRAGFYDHTGALRDMVQNHLLQLLCIVAMEPPVSLDPDAVRDEKLKVLRSLRPMAVADVARDTVRGQYTAGAVDGQPVKGYLEEDNVPADSRAETFVALRAHINNWRWANVPFFLRTGKRLQRRQSEIVIEFADMPFSIIPTGPRHYSNRLVIQLQPEESIQLQMLAKEPGSGMNMVPVSLNLDLQQAIPERRAEAYERLLIDVIRGRLTHFMRRDELEAAWSWVEPILDGWKQLGDRPRLYTAGTFGPAASSALLARDGMSWSEEA, encoded by the coding sequence ATGACGAATCAGCCTACCCAGACCGGAGCCGACCGGCCCGTCGACATGATCATCTTCGGCGGCGGCGGCGACCTGGCCGCCCGCAAGCTGTTGCCCGCGCTGTACATGGCGCATCTGCACTGCAACCTTCCGCCCGAGACGCGCATCATCGCGGTCGGCCGCCGCGACTGGGGCATCGACGGCTATCGCAAGTTCATGGACGAGCAGTCGCGCCCGTTCATCGACGAAAAGGCGTTCGATCAAGCGGCCTGGAGCCGCTTCCTCGACCTGTTCAAGTACGTGCTGATCGACGTGAACGCGCCGGACGACTACCTGCGGCTCGCGGAAGCGGCGCGCGGCGATGCGATCCGCGTGTTCTACCTGTCGACGTCGCCGGAGCTGTTCACCACCATCTGCGACAACCTGTCGGCCGCGCATCTCGTCGACAAGCACTCGCGCGTCGTCCTCGAAAAGCCGCTCGGCCACGATCTCGCGTCCGCGAAGGCGATCAACGATGCGGTCGGCAAGCACTTCGAGGAATCGCAGATCTATCGGATCGACCACTATCTCGGCAAGGAAACCGTGCAGAACCTGATGGTGCTGCGCTTCGGCAACCCGATCTTCGGGCCGCTGTGGCAGGCGCCGAGCATCCGCAGCGTGCAGATCACGGTGGCGGAGACGGTGGGCGTCGGCAGTCGCGCGGGCTTCTACGACCATACCGGCGCGCTGCGCGACATGGTGCAGAACCACCTGTTGCAGCTGCTGTGCATCGTCGCGATGGAGCCGCCGGTGTCGCTCGACCCGGACGCGGTGCGCGACGAGAAGCTGAAGGTGCTGCGCTCGCTGCGGCCGATGGCGGTGGCCGACGTCGCGCGCGACACGGTGCGCGGCCAGTACACGGCCGGCGCGGTCGACGGCCAGCCGGTGAAGGGCTATCTCGAGGAAGACAACGTGCCGGCGGACAGCCGCGCGGAAACCTTCGTCGCGCTGCGCGCGCACATCAACAACTGGCGCTGGGCGAACGTGCCGTTCTTCCTGCGCACCGGCAAGCGGCTGCAGCGCCGCCAGTCGGAAATCGTGATCGAGTTCGCGGACATGCCGTTCTCGATCATCCCGACCGGCCCGCGCCACTACAGCAACCGTCTCGTGATCCAGCTCCAGCCGGAAGAGTCGATCCAGCTGCAGATGCTCGCGAAGGAACCAGGCAGCGGGATGAACATGGTGCCCGTGAGCCTGAACCTCGACCTGCAGCAGGCGATTCCGGAGCGGCGCGCGGAAGCGTACGAGCGTCTGCTGATCGACGTGATCCGCGGCCGCCTCACGCACTTCATGCGCCGCGACGAGCTCGAAGCCGCATGGTCGTGGGTCGAGCCGATCCTCGACGGCTGGAAGCAGCTCGGCGACCGGCCGCGCCTGTACACGGCCGGCACGTTCGGGCCCGCGGCTTCGTCGGCGCTGCTCGCGCGCGACGGGATGTCGTGGTCCGAAGAGGCGTAA
- a CDS encoding FMN-dependent NADH-azoreductase — translation MSRILLITSSPRSTDSLSTRVAHDLARQLAARDANSTVTLRDLSTDPLPHIDDAYIVGRMLPPDARNAEQAQAVELAQALVDELRAADIVVIGSAMTNFGPSTQLRAWFDRVIWPQVTFRYGESGVAGTVEGKQVYLVTASGGVFSEGPYAPFDYQSGYLKHLLGFIGLSDIREVRMEGTVLGAEAVQAAIAKAGHDVQALVEQAG, via the coding sequence ATGAGCCGCATCCTGCTGATCACCTCCAGCCCCCGCAGCACCGACAGCCTGTCCACGCGCGTCGCGCACGACCTCGCGCGGCAACTCGCGGCGCGCGACGCAAACAGCACCGTGACGTTGCGCGATCTCTCCACCGATCCGCTGCCGCATATCGACGATGCTTACATCGTCGGCCGCATGCTGCCGCCCGACGCGCGCAACGCGGAGCAAGCGCAGGCCGTCGAGCTGGCGCAAGCGCTGGTCGACGAATTGCGCGCCGCCGACATCGTCGTGATCGGCTCCGCGATGACCAACTTCGGCCCGTCCACGCAGCTGCGCGCGTGGTTCGACCGCGTGATCTGGCCGCAGGTCACGTTTCGCTATGGCGAAAGCGGCGTCGCCGGCACGGTGGAAGGCAAGCAGGTCTATCTGGTCACCGCCAGCGGCGGCGTCTTTTCGGAAGGCCCGTATGCACCGTTCGACTACCAGTCCGGCTATCTGAAGCATCTGCTCGGGTTCATCGGGTTGAGCGACATCCGCGAAGTGCGCATGGAAGGCACCGTATTGGGCGCCGAGGCGGTGCAAGCGGCCATCGCGAAGGCCGGGCATGACGTGCAGGCGCTGGTGGAACAGGCGGGTTGA
- a CDS encoding winged helix-turn-helix transcriptional regulator, which translates to MCPSHIDVPATMPRPSEDGCQATRQILDRIGDKWSLYIIATLNDGSRRFNELKREIEGISQRMLTLSLRGLERDGLVTRTVFPTIPPRVDYALTPLGATLLEPVMTLVRWAEKNKQPIAQARERFDEAAEAVPKPGEGVVYRSR; encoded by the coding sequence TTGTGCCCCAGTCACATCGATGTTCCTGCCACCATGCCCCGACCCAGCGAAGACGGCTGCCAGGCGACCCGCCAGATCCTCGACCGGATCGGCGACAAGTGGAGCCTCTACATCATCGCGACGCTGAACGACGGTTCGCGGCGCTTCAACGAGCTGAAACGCGAGATCGAAGGGATTTCGCAGCGCATGCTGACGCTGTCATTGCGCGGGCTGGAGCGCGACGGGCTGGTCACGCGGACGGTGTTCCCGACGATTCCGCCGCGCGTCGACTATGCGCTCACGCCGCTCGGCGCAACGCTGCTGGAGCCCGTGATGACGCTCGTCAGGTGGGCGGAGAAAAACAAGCAGCCGATCGCGCAAGCGCGCGAGCGTTTCGACGAGGCGGCCGAGGCGGTGCCGAAGCCGGGCGAGGGCGTCGTTTACCGCAGTCGCTAG
- a CDS encoding peroxidase-related enzyme (This protein belongs to a clade of uncharacterized proteins related to peroxidases such as the alkylhydroperoxidase AhpD.), translating into MTAAHTAPISRFPVPALEDLPKDIRERIATVQEKSGFIPNVFLTLAHRPDEFRAFMAYHDALMDKPGNLSKAEREMIVVATSSANQCQYCVIAHGAILRIRAKDPLIADQVATNYRKADLTARQKAMLDFAMKVSQAAHRVGEADFDALKSHGFVEEDVWDIMAISAFFGMSNRIANVTNMRPNAEFYALGR; encoded by the coding sequence ATGACCGCCGCACACACCGCCCCCATCAGCCGCTTTCCCGTGCCCGCGCTCGAAGACTTGCCCAAGGACATTCGCGAACGCATCGCGACCGTCCAGGAAAAGTCGGGCTTCATCCCGAACGTATTCCTGACGCTGGCGCATCGCCCGGACGAGTTTCGCGCGTTCATGGCCTACCATGACGCGCTGATGGACAAGCCGGGCAACCTGAGCAAGGCAGAGCGCGAGATGATCGTCGTGGCCACCAGCAGCGCGAACCAGTGCCAGTACTGCGTGATCGCGCACGGGGCGATCCTGCGCATTCGCGCGAAGGATCCGCTGATCGCCGACCAGGTCGCCACCAACTACCGCAAGGCCGATCTCACCGCCCGGCAGAAGGCGATGCTCGACTTCGCAATGAAGGTGTCACAGGCCGCGCATCGGGTGGGCGAAGCGGACTTCGACGCGCTCAAGTCGCACGGCTTCGTCGAAGAAGACGTGTGGGACATCATGGCGATCTCGGCTTTCTTCGGCATGTCCAACCGCATCGCGAACGTGACGAACATGCGGCCGAATGCGGAGTTCTACGCGCTGGGGCGCTGA
- the acuI gene encoding acrylyl-CoA reductase (NADPH): MFQGIVIDRHETGQQARLQTLDDAQLPAGNVTVRVGYSTLNYKDGLAITGKSPVVRKFPMVPGIDLVGEVEASTHPDYRPGDQVVLNGWGVGETHWGGLAQKARVDGDWLVPLPSAFSPQQAMAIGTAGYTAMLCVMALERHGVRPDDGEIVVTGAAGGVGSVATAILSKLGYRVVAVTGRPADADYLRQLGAAEILERSQFSEPGKPLGKERWAGAVDVAGSHVLANVCATTRYRGVVTACGLAAGFDFPATVMPFILRGVTLVGIDSVMCPRADRLEAWRRLASDLDVGKLGAISHQVGLGDAIPLAGELINGKVRGRVVVDVNA; encoded by the coding sequence ATGTTTCAAGGCATCGTGATCGACAGGCATGAAACCGGCCAGCAGGCCCGGCTCCAGACGCTGGACGACGCGCAGTTGCCCGCCGGCAACGTGACGGTACGCGTGGGCTATTCGACACTGAACTACAAGGACGGGCTGGCGATCACCGGCAAAAGCCCGGTGGTCCGCAAGTTCCCGATGGTGCCCGGCATCGATCTGGTCGGCGAAGTCGAAGCGAGCACGCACCCGGACTATCGCCCCGGCGATCAGGTCGTGCTCAACGGCTGGGGCGTCGGCGAAACGCATTGGGGCGGCCTCGCGCAGAAGGCCCGCGTCGACGGCGACTGGCTGGTGCCGCTGCCGTCCGCCTTTTCTCCGCAACAGGCGATGGCCATCGGCACGGCGGGCTACACCGCGATGCTGTGCGTGATGGCGCTGGAGCGACACGGCGTGCGCCCGGACGACGGTGAGATCGTGGTGACCGGCGCGGCAGGCGGGGTGGGCAGCGTCGCCACCGCCATCCTCTCCAAGCTGGGATATCGCGTGGTCGCAGTGACGGGCCGCCCCGCCGATGCCGACTACCTGCGGCAGCTCGGCGCGGCGGAGATCCTCGAACGGTCGCAATTCAGCGAGCCCGGCAAGCCGCTGGGCAAGGAGCGCTGGGCCGGCGCGGTCGACGTGGCGGGCAGCCACGTGCTCGCCAACGTGTGCGCGACCACGCGCTACCGCGGCGTCGTGACCGCCTGCGGCCTGGCCGCGGGCTTCGATTTCCCCGCGACGGTCATGCCGTTCATCCTGCGCGGCGTCACGCTCGTCGGGATCGACAGCGTCATGTGCCCGCGCGCCGACCGCCTGGAAGCGTGGCGCCGGCTCGCGTCCGACCTCGACGTCGGGAAGCTGGGCGCGATCAGCCACCAGGTCGGCCTGGGCGACGCCATCCCGCTTGCCGGGGAATTGATCAACGGCAAGGTGCGCGGCCGCGTCGTCGTCGACGTCAACGCGTGA
- the acuR gene encoding acrylate utilization transcriptional regulator AcuR, whose product MDARIDPPRRRGRPPKQHDDLVATRDMLLRTGLEILTEKGFSATGLDEILGRAGVPKGSFYHYFDSKDAFGLELIDRYAEFFARKLDRHFSDPARSPLQRVRAFIDDARDGMARYAYSRGCLIGNLGQEMGTLPESFRERLRTTFEDWQRRLAECLAAAQQAGELAGSADPAELAAFFWIGWEGAVLRAKLERSDKPLSLFTQFFFNGLPRR is encoded by the coding sequence ATGGACGCTCGAATCGATCCGCCTCGCCGCCGCGGCAGGCCACCCAAGCAGCACGACGACCTCGTCGCCACGCGTGACATGCTGTTGCGCACCGGGCTCGAGATCCTCACCGAAAAGGGCTTTTCCGCCACCGGGCTCGACGAGATCCTCGGGCGCGCCGGCGTGCCGAAGGGCTCCTTCTATCACTACTTCGACAGCAAGGACGCGTTCGGCCTCGAACTGATCGACCGCTACGCCGAATTCTTCGCCCGCAAGCTCGACCGCCATTTCAGCGACCCGGCACGCTCGCCGCTGCAGCGCGTACGCGCATTCATCGACGACGCCCGCGACGGCATGGCCCGCTACGCGTACAGCCGCGGCTGCCTGATCGGTAACCTCGGACAGGAAATGGGCACGCTGCCGGAAAGCTTCCGCGAACGCCTGCGCACCACGTTCGAGGACTGGCAACGGCGCCTCGCCGAATGCCTGGCCGCCGCGCAGCAAGCCGGTGAACTGGCCGGTTCGGCTGACCCCGCCGAGCTGGCCGCATTCTTCTGGATCGGCTGGGAAGGCGCCGTGCTGCGCGCGAAGCTGGAGCGCAGCGACAAACCACTGAGCCTGTTCACGCAGTTTTTCTTCAATGGACTCCCGCGCCGCTGA
- a CDS encoding IclR family transcriptional regulator, with translation MGNDGVVAVEKALALLDCFKPGAESQSLATLSQASGMHKTTVYRLMNSLERMGYVVRAQSGNYSLGHRVLYLGKLYEQSFHLSTVVEPALHALAALTKESASYYVHDNGQRLCLFRVEPSEGLRETRLAGTMLPLDDTAISQVIRFWGLGEPIYDKSPALPLFTAGARDVHTAAFAVPVFGAGDKFMAALTLSGPASRLSVAHESGELDRPQLDAAADLSRKLGASVALCEHMYGS, from the coding sequence ATGGGAAACGACGGGGTCGTTGCCGTGGAAAAGGCGCTTGCGCTGCTGGACTGCTTCAAGCCCGGCGCCGAATCGCAATCGCTCGCGACGCTGTCGCAGGCATCCGGCATGCACAAGACGACGGTCTATCGGCTGATGAACTCGCTTGAGCGAATGGGCTATGTCGTGCGCGCGCAGTCCGGCAACTATTCGCTGGGGCACCGCGTGCTGTACCTCGGCAAGCTGTACGAGCAGTCTTTCCATCTATCCACGGTGGTGGAACCGGCGCTGCATGCGCTGGCCGCGCTCACGAAAGAAAGCGCATCGTACTACGTGCACGACAACGGGCAGCGGCTTTGCCTGTTTCGGGTCGAGCCGTCCGAAGGCCTGCGTGAAACGCGGCTCGCGGGGACGATGCTGCCGCTCGACGACACGGCCATCAGCCAGGTGATCCGTTTCTGGGGGCTCGGCGAACCGATCTATGACAAATCGCCGGCACTGCCCCTCTTCACCGCGGGTGCGCGCGATGTGCACACGGCAGCGTTCGCGGTGCCGGTCTTCGGCGCGGGCGACAAGTTCATGGCGGCGCTGACGCTTTCCGGTCCGGCATCCCGCCTCAGTGTCGCGCACGAGTCGGGCGAGCTGGATCGACCGCAGCTGGATGCGGCCGCCGATCTGTCGCGGAAGCTGGGCGCGAGTGTCGCGCTCTGCGAGCACATGTACGGCAGCTGA
- a CDS encoding methyltransferase: protein MSNPSASTSPITRDIERVSPELVQAAARYQAAILADVAGRRGTVHGRVRPLSPKMKVAGPAVTVEVRAGDNLAIHAALAVAKPGDVVVVDGKGDISCALLGEIMAAQAKASGIAGIVIDGAVRDAHELANGDYPIFSAGLNPCGPTKSIAGRVNAPISLGGTAVNPGDLVVGDADGVVVIARADVARIVDLAQKKLDVETARIAAIHKGDLRPGWVEKELRAAGMLAEGEAL, encoded by the coding sequence ATGAGCAACCCATCCGCCAGCACTTCTCCGATCACTCGCGACATCGAACGCGTCTCGCCGGAACTCGTTCAGGCGGCCGCGCGCTACCAGGCCGCGATCCTGGCCGACGTCGCGGGCCGTCGCGGCACGGTGCATGGCCGTGTGCGGCCGTTGTCGCCGAAGATGAAGGTCGCCGGCCCCGCGGTCACGGTCGAAGTCCGCGCGGGCGACAACCTGGCGATCCATGCGGCGCTCGCCGTCGCGAAGCCGGGCGACGTCGTCGTGGTCGACGGCAAGGGCGACATCTCGTGCGCGCTGCTCGGCGAAATCATGGCGGCGCAGGCGAAGGCGAGCGGCATCGCCGGCATCGTCATCGACGGCGCGGTGCGCGACGCGCACGAACTGGCCAACGGCGACTATCCGATCTTCTCGGCCGGCCTCAATCCGTGCGGCCCGACCAAAAGCATCGCGGGGCGCGTGAATGCGCCGATCTCGCTGGGCGGCACGGCGGTGAATCCGGGCGACCTGGTGGTCGGCGACGCCGACGGCGTCGTCGTCATTGCGCGCGCCGACGTCGCGCGTATCGTCGATCTGGCGCAGAAGAAGCTCGACGTCGAAACCGCGCGCATCGCAGCGATCCACAAGGGCGACCTTCGTCCGGGCTGGGTCGAGAAGGAGTTGCGCGCAGCCGGCATGCTGGCCGAAGGCGAGGCACTGTGA